Proteins encoded in a region of the Streptomyces violaceoruber genome:
- a CDS encoding aminopeptidase P family protein: MAEELTPENPAIPETPEETEEPIKQRKNGLYPGVSDELAENMQSGWADTELHDLEPIAQAAETAARRAALSARFPGERLVIPAGNLKTRSNDTEYSFRASVEYAYLTGNQTEDGVLVMEPEGDGHAATIYLLPRSDRENGEFWLDGQGELWVGRRHSLAEAGELHGIPASDVRELAGSLREATGPVRVVRGFDAGIEAALTDKVTAERDEELRVFLSEARLVKDEFEIGELQKAVDSTVRGFEDVVKVLDRAEATSERYIEGTFFLRARVEGNDVGYGSICAAGPHACTLHWVRNDGPVRSGDLLLLDAGVETHTYYTADVTRTLPISGTYSELQKKIYDAVYDAQEAGIAAVRPGAKYRDFHDASQRVLAERLVEWGLVEGPVERVLELGLQRRWTLHGTGHMLGMDVHDCAAARIESYVDGTLEPGMVLTVEPGLYFQADDLTVPEEYRGIGVRIEDDILVTADGNRNLSAGLPRRSDEVEEWMAALKG, translated from the coding sequence GTGGCGGAGGAGCTCACACCGGAGAATCCGGCGATCCCGGAGACCCCGGAGGAGACCGAGGAGCCCATCAAGCAGCGCAAGAACGGCCTGTACCCGGGCGTGTCCGACGAGCTGGCCGAGAACATGCAGTCCGGCTGGGCCGACACCGAGCTGCACGACCTGGAGCCCATCGCCCAGGCCGCCGAGACCGCCGCCCGCCGCGCCGCCCTGTCCGCCCGCTTCCCCGGCGAGCGCCTGGTGATCCCCGCGGGCAACCTGAAGACCCGCTCCAACGACACGGAGTACTCCTTCCGCGCCTCGGTCGAGTACGCGTACCTGACCGGCAACCAGACCGAGGACGGCGTCCTGGTCATGGAGCCCGAGGGCGACGGCCACGCCGCGACGATCTACCTGCTGCCGCGCTCGGACCGGGAGAACGGCGAGTTCTGGCTGGACGGGCAGGGCGAGCTGTGGGTCGGCCGCCGCCACTCCCTGGCCGAGGCCGGAGAGCTGCACGGGATCCCCGCCTCCGACGTCCGGGAACTGGCCGGCAGCCTGCGCGAGGCCACCGGCCCCGTGCGCGTCGTGCGCGGCTTCGACGCCGGGATCGAGGCGGCCCTGACCGACAAGGTCACCGCCGAGCGCGACGAGGAGCTGCGCGTCTTCCTGTCCGAGGCCCGCCTGGTCAAGGACGAGTTCGAGATCGGTGAGCTGCAGAAGGCCGTCGACTCCACCGTGCGCGGCTTCGAGGACGTCGTGAAGGTCCTCGACCGGGCCGAGGCGACCAGCGAGCGCTACATCGAGGGCACCTTCTTCCTCCGCGCGCGTGTGGAGGGCAACGACGTCGGCTACGGCTCCATCTGCGCCGCGGGCCCGCACGCCTGCACCCTGCACTGGGTCCGCAACGACGGCCCGGTCCGCTCCGGCGACCTGCTGCTGCTGGACGCGGGCGTGGAGACGCACACGTACTACACCGCCGACGTGACGCGCACGCTCCCGATCAGCGGCACGTACAGCGAGCTGCAGAAGAAGATCTACGACGCCGTGTACGACGCCCAGGAGGCCGGCATCGCGGCGGTGAGGCCGGGCGCCAAGTACCGCGACTTCCACGACGCGTCCCAGCGCGTGCTGGCCGAGCGGCTCGTCGAGTGGGGCCTGGTCGAGGGCCCCGTCGAGCGCGTCCTCGAGCTGGGTCTGCAGCGCCGCTGGACGCTGCACGGCACCGGCCACATGCTCGGCATGGACGTCCACGACTGCGCCGCCGCGCGCATCGAGTCGTACGTCGACGGCACGCTGGAGCCCGGCATGGTGCTCACCGTCGAGCCGGGCCTGTACTTCCAGGCCGACGACCTGACCGTGCCCGAGGAGTACCGGGGCATCGGCGTGCGCATCGAGGACGACATCCTCGTCACCGCCGACGGCAACCGGAACCTGTCCGCCGGGCTGCCGCGCCGGTCGGACGAGGTCGAGGAGTGGATGGCAGCGCTGAAGGGCTGA
- a CDS encoding ATP-binding protein codes for MSIWWSLHLRREAASVPLARRLLIGTMETAGVDPDISFDLSVALSEACANAVEHGGDDGSGGPGEAYRVTAYLDGERCRIEVADTGPGFPAPAPGGPHGAGRPASPEAESGRGLCLIRELADHVHIGSAPGRTGAVVSFDKVLKWRENAPLVAV; via the coding sequence ATGAGCATCTGGTGGTCACTCCATTTGCGGCGCGAGGCTGCGAGCGTGCCCCTGGCCCGCCGCCTGCTGATCGGCACCATGGAGACCGCGGGCGTGGACCCGGACATCTCCTTCGACCTCTCCGTCGCGCTGAGCGAGGCCTGCGCGAACGCCGTCGAGCACGGCGGGGACGACGGCTCCGGCGGCCCCGGCGAGGCGTACCGGGTCACGGCCTACCTGGACGGCGAGCGGTGCCGGATCGAGGTCGCCGACACGGGCCCCGGTTTTCCCGCTCCCGCCCCGGGCGGGCCGCACGGCGCGGGTCGCCCGGCGTCCCCGGAGGCGGAGAGCGGTCGCGGCCTGTGCCTCATCCGGGAGCTCGCCGACCACGTCCACATCGGCAGTGCGCCGGGGCGGACCGGTGCCGTCGTGAGCTTCGACAAGGTCCTCAAGTGGCGCGAGAACGCCCCGCTGGTGGCGGTGTGA
- a CDS encoding YcnI family copper-binding membrane protein, whose protein sequence is MKASRIAAVGAVSGIAVLALSAPAFAHVSVQPEGAAAKGGYAVVDFKVPNERDNASTTKLEVNFPTDHPLASVMPQPVPGWKAEVTKAKPAKPLESHGKQITEVVTKVTWTADGKGVEPGYFQKFPVSIGALPEDADQLVFKAIQTYSNKEVVRWIEVPQEGQEEPETPAPVLKLSAAEDDAHGASGSSDAKAEDTGADAQNTAADASSSDSGSGDGSDTTARVLGIVGIVVGAAGVAYGVLAGRRRNSGAAA, encoded by the coding sequence ATGAAGGCTTCCCGTATCGCCGCCGTCGGCGCCGTGTCCGGCATCGCCGTTCTCGCCCTGTCCGCCCCCGCCTTCGCGCACGTCAGCGTGCAGCCGGAGGGCGCGGCCGCCAAGGGCGGCTACGCGGTCGTCGACTTCAAGGTCCCCAACGAGCGCGACAACGCCTCCACCACCAAGCTGGAGGTCAACTTCCCCACCGACCACCCGCTGGCGTCCGTCATGCCGCAGCCGGTCCCCGGCTGGAAGGCCGAGGTCACCAAGGCCAAGCCGGCCAAGCCGCTGGAGTCGCACGGCAAGCAGATCACCGAGGTCGTCACCAAGGTGACCTGGACCGCCGACGGCAAGGGTGTCGAGCCGGGCTACTTCCAGAAGTTCCCGGTCTCCATCGGCGCGCTGCCCGAGGACGCCGACCAGCTGGTGTTCAAGGCGATCCAGACGTACTCCAACAAGGAGGTCGTGCGCTGGATCGAGGTGCCGCAGGAGGGCCAGGAGGAGCCCGAGACCCCGGCGCCCGTGCTCAAGCTGTCCGCCGCCGAGGACGACGCCCACGGCGCGTCGGGCTCCTCGGACGCCAAGGCCGAGGACACCGGGGCGGACGCACAGAACACCGCCGCCGACGCCTCGTCGTCGGACTCCGGCTCCGGTGACGGCAGTGACACCACCGCCCGGGTCCTCGGCATCGTCGGCATCGTCGTCGGTGCCGCGGGCGTCGCGTACGGCGTGCTGGCCGGCCGGCGGCGCAACTCCGGCGCGGCGGCGTAA
- a CDS encoding SCO family protein, with amino-acid sequence MRKKTFATAALLAAACLTLSACGSGADSDKPVTVVSEDNSQQAATVLDKPFEKPDLVLTDTQGKKYDLREQTAGKPTLIYFGYTHCPDVCPLTMNNIAVAKKQLSQAEQDKLRVVFVSTDPERDTPAALGKWLKGIDPQIVGLTGEFDTIQAGARTLGISIDPPTKDKDGKIVSTHGTQVVAFSPKSDAGYVLYGEDATVDDYTKDLPKLIKGENP; translated from the coding sequence ATGCGCAAGAAGACGTTCGCCACGGCCGCCCTGCTCGCCGCCGCCTGCCTGACGCTGTCCGCCTGCGGCAGCGGCGCCGACAGCGACAAGCCCGTGACCGTGGTCTCCGAGGACAACAGCCAGCAGGCCGCCACCGTCCTCGACAAGCCGTTCGAGAAGCCCGACCTGGTCCTCACCGACACCCAGGGCAAGAAGTACGACCTCCGCGAGCAGACCGCCGGCAAGCCCACCCTGATCTACTTCGGCTACACCCACTGCCCCGACGTCTGCCCGCTGACCATGAACAACATCGCCGTGGCCAAGAAGCAGCTCTCCCAGGCGGAGCAGGACAAGCTCCGCGTCGTGTTCGTCAGCACCGACCCGGAGCGCGACACCCCGGCCGCGCTCGGCAAGTGGCTCAAGGGCATCGACCCGCAGATCGTCGGCCTCACCGGCGAGTTCGACACCATCCAGGCCGGCGCCCGCACGCTCGGCATCTCGATCGACCCGCCGACCAAGGACAAGGACGGCAAGATCGTCTCGACCCACGGCACCCAGGTCGTCGCCTTCTCCCCGAAGTCCGACGCGGGCTACGTCCTGTACGGCGAGGACGCCACGGTCGACGACTACACCAAGGACCTCCCCAAGCTCATCAAGGGGGAGAACCCGTGA
- a CDS encoding copper chaperone PCu(A)C: MRRLAEGPVRRLAGGPVRRRPALAAVAVIGALTLAGCGGSDSGADSASPGAELSVDAAYIPQPVSDSMAAGFLTITNEGDSADELTSVTSEAGEVTVHETVDGTMKEVDRIEVPAHGQLVFKSGGNHLMFEKLKQQPKQGQSVAVELHFAHSDPVAVKLPVKAATYQPTAGHSGHSEDSGH; the protein is encoded by the coding sequence GTGAGGCGGCTCGCGGAAGGTCCCGTGAGACGGCTCGCGGGAGGCCCCGTGAGGCGACGCCCCGCACTAGCCGCCGTCGCGGTGATCGGCGCCCTCACGCTCGCGGGGTGCGGCGGCTCGGACTCCGGCGCCGACTCCGCGTCCCCCGGCGCCGAACTCTCGGTCGACGCCGCCTACATACCGCAGCCGGTGTCCGACTCGATGGCGGCCGGATTCCTCACGATCACCAACGAGGGCGACTCGGCCGACGAACTGACCTCCGTCACCAGCGAGGCCGGCGAGGTCACCGTGCACGAGACCGTCGACGGGACCATGAAGGAGGTCGACCGCATCGAGGTCCCCGCGCACGGTCAACTCGTGTTCAAGAGCGGCGGAAACCACCTGATGTTCGAGAAGCTGAAGCAACAGCCGAAGCAGGGGCAGTCCGTCGCCGTCGAACTGCACTTCGCCCACTCCGACCCCGTCGCGGTCAAGCTGCCCGTGAAGGCAGCCACCTACCAGCCCACCGCCGGACACTCCGGACACTCCGAAGACTCCGGACACTGA
- a CDS encoding copper resistance CopC/CopD family protein: protein MTQTIAPRLRTLVLLLLAAACALLAGAGPASAHAALTGSDPREGAVVDKAPAQVSLTFSESVSMDDDSLRVLDPRGERVDDGKPSGTGGATYSVKLHAGLPDGTYTVTYQVVSADSHPVAGAYTFSVGAPSETSVAVSGQSAGGGFVGGLYGVGRYVSYTGFAVLVGGAAFVLACWPRGSGVRVLQRVVVSGWLALTAATLLLLLLRGSYTGSGKFADVFDLNLLGEVLQTKPGAALVSRLLLLAAAALFIAVLFGAYDKREDEEKRDLTFGLAVGGSVVAAGLAATWAMSEHASVGLQAGLAMPVDVVHLIAVATWLGGLTALLVALYRGPADTPVPALAVRRFSRVAFGSVIALVVTGTYQSWRQLGSWTAFTDTRYGQLLLVKIGLVAVLVGVAHFSRRWTAQLAEAAPAVAGAAAARRAEKGAGKASTKASGTASAKAGTKASGTASAKAGTKASGNAKVAQKASGTTKGSGTAKGTGTAKGSGGSPRAAQLARQRAAVDAARQKRQRDADPNRFGLRRSVLAEAGIAVVLLVVTTVLTQTEPGRTEEEAKAAGGSSAAASAPSTGAVTLDMPFDTGAQNGKGVVRVELDPARVGANDMHLYVERPDGTAFDLPEVKVALTQKAKSIGPLPVAPDHITTGHWSASGVQIPMAGDWEVAVTVRTSDIDQVTISKNTQIG from the coding sequence TTGACGCAGACCATCGCCCCGCGCCTGCGGACCCTGGTGCTGCTGCTCCTGGCCGCGGCCTGCGCGCTGCTGGCCGGCGCCGGACCGGCCTCCGCGCACGCCGCGCTGACCGGCAGCGACCCCCGGGAGGGGGCGGTGGTCGACAAGGCTCCGGCCCAGGTGTCGCTGACCTTCTCCGAGTCGGTCTCCATGGACGACGACTCACTGCGCGTCCTGGATCCCAGGGGCGAGCGCGTCGACGACGGCAAGCCGTCCGGCACGGGCGGCGCCACGTACTCCGTGAAACTGCACGCCGGGCTGCCCGACGGCACGTACACCGTGACCTACCAGGTCGTCTCCGCCGACAGCCACCCGGTCGCCGGCGCCTACACCTTCTCCGTCGGCGCCCCCTCCGAGACCTCGGTCGCCGTCTCCGGGCAGTCGGCCGGCGGCGGCTTCGTCGGCGGGCTGTACGGCGTCGGACGGTACGTGTCCTACACCGGGTTCGCGGTCCTGGTGGGCGGTGCGGCCTTCGTCCTCGCCTGCTGGCCGCGCGGCTCCGGGGTGCGCGTCCTGCAACGGGTCGTCGTCTCCGGGTGGCTCGCGCTGACCGCCGCCACCCTCCTGCTCCTCCTGCTGCGCGGCTCGTACACCGGTTCCGGGAAGTTCGCCGACGTCTTCGACCTCAACCTGCTCGGCGAGGTGCTGCAGACCAAGCCCGGCGCCGCGCTGGTCTCCCGGCTGCTGCTGCTCGCGGCGGCCGCGCTGTTCATCGCCGTGCTCTTCGGCGCGTACGACAAACGGGAGGACGAGGAGAAGCGGGACCTCACCTTCGGGCTCGCGGTCGGCGGGAGCGTCGTGGCGGCGGGCCTCGCGGCGACCTGGGCGATGTCCGAACACGCCTCCGTCGGCCTCCAGGCCGGGCTCGCCATGCCGGTCGACGTCGTCCACCTGATCGCCGTCGCCACCTGGCTCGGCGGGCTCACCGCGCTGCTCGTCGCCCTGTACCGCGGTCCGGCGGACACACCGGTGCCCGCCCTCGCCGTACGCCGGTTCTCGCGCGTCGCCTTCGGCAGCGTGATCGCGCTGGTGGTGACCGGCACCTACCAGTCCTGGCGCCAGCTCGGCTCCTGGACGGCCTTCACCGACACCCGGTACGGGCAGCTGCTCCTGGTGAAGATCGGGCTCGTCGCCGTACTCGTCGGCGTCGCCCACTTCTCGCGGCGGTGGACGGCACAGCTGGCGGAGGCGGCACCCGCCGTCGCCGGGGCTGCGGCTGCACGGCGCGCGGAGAAGGGGGCCGGGAAGGCGTCCACGAAGGCCTCCGGAACAGCGTCCGCGAAGGCGGGCACGAAGGCCTCCGGAACAGCGTCCGCGAAGGCGGGCACGAAGGCCTCCGGGAACGCAAAGGTCGCCCAGAAGGCGTCCGGCACCACGAAGGGCTCCGGCACCGCGAAGGGCACAGGCACCGCGAAGGGGTCGGGCGGCTCACCGCGCGCCGCACAGCTCGCCCGGCAGCGCGCGGCCGTGGACGCCGCCCGGCAGAAGCGGCAACGGGACGCCGATCCGAACCGCTTCGGGCTGCGCCGCTCCGTGCTCGCCGAGGCAGGCATCGCGGTCGTCCTGCTGGTGGTGACCACCGTCCTGACCCAGACCGAACCGGGCCGCACCGAGGAGGAGGCCAAGGCCGCCGGCGGGTCCTCCGCGGCCGCCTCCGCCCCCTCCACCGGCGCGGTGACGCTGGACATGCCCTTCGACACCGGCGCCCAGAACGGCAAGGGAGTCGTACGGGTCGAACTCGACCCCGCCCGGGTCGGCGCCAACGACATGCACCTCTACGTCGAGCGCCCGGACGGGACCGCCTTCGACCTTCCCGAGGTGAAGGTGGCCCTCACGCAGAAGGCCAAGAGCATCGGGCCGCTGCCCGTCGCCCCCGACCACATCACCACCGGCCACTGGTCGGCGAGCGGAGTGCAGATCCCGATGGCCGGAGACTGGGAAGTCGCCGTCACCGTGCGGACCTCCGACATCGACCAGGTCACCATCTCCAAGAACACGCAGATCGGCTGA
- the efeB gene encoding iron uptake transporter deferrochelatase/peroxidase subunit, with translation MPDQSIPQTRSPEATRGTPGPLDSDNPGAATAPEGVSRRRLLGTAGATGLVLGAAGAAAGYAAAPSSAATPLTSLGSERAMFHGKHQPGITTPMQARGHLVAFDLAAGAGRKEAAALLRRWSDTARRLMAGEPAGSRDTDVARDAGPSSLTVTFGFGHSFFGRTGLEKQRPVALDPLPDFSSDHLDKNRSNGDLWVQIGADDALVAFHALRAIQRDAGAAARVRWQMNGFNRSPGATAHPMTARNLMGQVDGTRNPKPGEADFDRRIFVPEEPEAGKGGPAWMANGSYVVVRRIRMLLDDWEELSLKAQEDVIGRRKSDGAPLSGGSGATESTEMDLEKTDGSGELVVPINAHARITRPDQNGGAAMVRRPFSYHDGFDADGVPDAGLLFVCWQADPLRGFVPVQRKLDRGDALSQFIRHEASGLFAVPGGAAEGEYVGQRLLEG, from the coding sequence ATGCCCGACCAGTCCATTCCGCAGACCCGGTCCCCCGAGGCGACCCGCGGGACGCCCGGACCGCTCGACTCCGACAACCCCGGGGCCGCCACCGCCCCCGAGGGCGTATCGCGCCGGCGGCTGCTCGGCACCGCCGGTGCCACCGGGCTCGTCCTCGGCGCGGCGGGCGCCGCCGCGGGCTACGCAGCCGCCCCCTCGTCCGCCGCGACCCCCCTCACCTCGCTCGGCAGCGAGCGGGCGATGTTTCACGGGAAACATCAGCCCGGCATCACCACTCCCATGCAGGCCCGCGGGCACCTCGTCGCCTTCGACCTCGCGGCGGGCGCCGGGCGCAAGGAGGCCGCCGCGCTGCTGCGCCGCTGGTCCGACACGGCCCGGCGGCTGATGGCGGGCGAGCCGGCCGGCAGCCGTGACACGGACGTGGCCCGGGACGCCGGGCCCTCCTCGCTGACGGTCACCTTCGGGTTCGGGCACAGCTTCTTCGGCCGGACCGGGCTGGAAAAGCAGCGCCCGGTCGCGCTCGACCCGCTCCCCGACTTCTCCTCCGACCACCTCGACAAGAACCGCAGCAACGGCGACCTGTGGGTACAGATCGGCGCGGACGACGCGCTGGTGGCCTTTCACGCCCTGCGCGCGATCCAGCGGGACGCCGGGGCGGCCGCCCGGGTCCGCTGGCAGATGAACGGCTTCAACCGTTCCCCCGGCGCCACCGCCCACCCCATGACCGCCCGCAACCTCATGGGCCAGGTCGACGGCACCCGCAACCCGAAGCCCGGCGAGGCCGACTTCGACCGGCGGATCTTCGTCCCCGAGGAGCCCGAGGCCGGGAAGGGGGGCCCGGCCTGGATGGCGAACGGCTCCTACGTCGTCGTACGCCGCATCCGCATGCTCCTCGACGACTGGGAGGAGCTGTCGCTCAAGGCCCAGGAGGACGTCATCGGGCGCCGGAAGTCCGACGGGGCGCCGCTGTCCGGAGGGAGCGGGGCCACCGAGTCGACGGAGATGGACCTGGAGAAGACGGACGGGTCCGGAGAACTCGTCGTTCCGATCAACGCCCACGCCCGGATCACCCGCCCCGACCAGAACGGCGGCGCGGCGATGGTCCGCCGGCCCTTCTCGTACCACGACGGCTTCGACGCCGACGGCGTCCCGGACGCCGGCCTGCTCTTCGTCTGCTGGCAGGCCGATCCGCTGCGGGGGTTCGTGCCCGTGCAGCGCAAGCTGGACCGGGGCGACGCGCTGTCGCAGTTCATCCGGCACGAGGCGAGCGGCCTGTTCGCGGTGCCGGGCGGGGCGGCGGAGGGAGAGTACGTGGGTCAGCGGCTGCTGGAGGGGTGA
- the pheA gene encoding prephenate dehydratase, with product MPASYAYLGPEGTFTEVALRTLPETATRELVPYVSVQSALDAVRTGEAEAAFVPIENSVEGGITTTLDELVAGQPLMIYREVLLSITFALLVRPGTKLSDIKTVTAHPAAQPQVRNWIKAHLPDVAWESAASNADGARLVQEGRYDAAFAGEFAAERYGLEVLEADIHDAENAQTRFVLVGRPARPAAPTGADKTSVVLWQRDDHPGGLRDLLGEFATRGINLMLLQSRPTGAGIGNYCFCIDAEGHISDRRVADALMGLKRTCLQVRYLGSYPRAEVTPADVDALRPGTSDEAFVAAADWVARCQDGRF from the coding sequence ATGCCAGCCAGTTACGCGTATCTCGGCCCTGAAGGCACCTTCACCGAAGTCGCCCTGCGCACTCTCCCGGAGACGGCGACCCGGGAACTGGTCCCGTACGTCTCCGTGCAGTCCGCGCTCGACGCGGTGCGCACCGGCGAGGCCGAGGCCGCGTTCGTGCCGATCGAGAACTCCGTCGAGGGCGGCATCACCACCACCCTCGACGAGCTGGTCGCCGGCCAGCCGCTGATGATCTACCGCGAGGTGCTGCTGTCCATCACCTTCGCGCTGCTGGTCCGGCCCGGCACCAAGCTGTCGGACATCAAGACGGTCACCGCCCACCCGGCGGCGCAGCCCCAGGTCCGCAACTGGATCAAGGCGCACCTCCCGGACGTCGCCTGGGAGTCGGCCGCCTCCAACGCGGACGGTGCCCGGCTGGTGCAGGAGGGGCGGTACGACGCCGCCTTTGCCGGTGAGTTCGCCGCGGAGCGCTACGGCCTCGAGGTGCTGGAGGCCGACATCCACGACGCGGAGAACGCCCAGACGCGCTTCGTGCTGGTGGGCCGCCCGGCCCGGCCCGCGGCACCGACCGGGGCGGACAAGACGTCCGTCGTGCTCTGGCAGCGCGACGACCACCCCGGCGGCCTGCGCGATCTGCTGGGCGAGTTCGCCACCCGGGGCATCAACCTGATGCTGCTGCAGTCCCGGCCCACCGGTGCGGGTATCGGCAACTACTGCTTCTGCATCGACGCCGAGGGACACATCTCCGACCGACGGGTGGCCGACGCGTTGATGGGCCTGAAGCGGACCTGCCTCCAGGTGCGCTATCTGGGGTCGTATCCGCGTGCGGAGGTCACGCCCGCCGATGTGGACGCACTGCGTCCGGGCACCTCGGACGAGGCGTTCGTGGCGGCGGCGGACTGGGTGGCGCGCTGCCAGGACGGCCGGTTCTGA
- the serS gene encoding serine--tRNA ligase yields the protein MIDLRLLREDPDRVRASQRARGEDVALVDSLLSADERRRSSGVRFDELRAEQKGLGKLIGKAAGDEKAELLKRAEQLKTDVKAADAERDAADAETQELLQRLGNLVHPDVPVGGEEDFVTLETHGTHRDFAAEGFEPRDHLELGQLLGAIDVERGAKVSGSRFYFLTGVGALLELALVNAAIAQATAAGFTPMLTPALVRPQSMAGTGFLGQAAQDVYHLDKDDLYLVGTSEVPLAAYHMDEILDGDRLPLRYAGFSPCFRREAGSHGKDTRGIFRVHQFDKVEMFSYVLPEDSQAEHQRLLEWEKQWLTSLELPFRVIDVASADLGSSAARKYDCEAWIPTQGKYRELTSTSDCTEFQSRRLSIRVREGKKVRPLATLNGTLCAVPRTIVAILENHQQADGSVRVPEVLRPYLGGREVLEPVAK from the coding sequence GTGATTGACCTTCGCCTGCTCCGTGAGGACCCCGACCGTGTGCGCGCCTCGCAGCGCGCCCGTGGAGAGGACGTCGCGCTCGTCGACTCCCTCCTGTCCGCCGACGAACGGCGCAGGTCGTCCGGCGTCCGCTTCGACGAGCTGCGCGCCGAGCAGAAGGGCCTCGGCAAGCTGATCGGCAAGGCCGCCGGAGACGAGAAGGCCGAGCTGCTCAAGCGGGCCGAGCAGCTCAAGACCGACGTCAAGGCCGCCGACGCCGAGCGCGACGCGGCCGACGCCGAGACCCAGGAGCTGCTCCAGCGGCTCGGCAACCTCGTCCACCCCGACGTGCCCGTCGGCGGCGAGGAGGACTTCGTCACGCTGGAGACGCACGGCACGCACCGCGACTTCGCCGCCGAGGGCTTCGAGCCCAGGGACCACCTGGAGCTGGGCCAGCTGCTCGGCGCCATCGACGTGGAGCGCGGCGCGAAGGTCTCCGGCTCGCGCTTCTACTTCCTGACCGGCGTGGGCGCCCTCCTGGAGCTGGCGCTGGTCAACGCGGCGATCGCGCAGGCCACGGCGGCCGGCTTCACGCCGATGCTGACCCCGGCACTGGTGCGCCCGCAGTCGATGGCCGGCACCGGCTTCCTCGGCCAGGCCGCCCAGGACGTCTACCACCTCGACAAGGACGACCTGTACCTGGTCGGCACGTCCGAGGTGCCGCTCGCCGCGTACCACATGGACGAGATCCTGGACGGGGACCGCCTGCCGCTGCGCTACGCCGGCTTCTCGCCCTGCTTCCGCCGCGAGGCGGGCTCGCACGGCAAGGACACCCGGGGCATCTTCCGCGTGCACCAGTTCGACAAGGTCGAGATGTTCTCCTACGTCCTCCCCGAGGACTCGCAGGCCGAGCACCAGCGCCTGCTGGAGTGGGAGAAGCAGTGGCTGACGTCGCTGGAGCTGCCGTTCCGGGTGATCGACGTGGCCTCGGCCGACCTGGGCTCCTCGGCCGCGCGCAAGTACGACTGCGAGGCGTGGATCCCGACCCAGGGCAAGTACCGCGAGCTGACCTCGACCTCGGACTGCACCGAGTTCCAGTCCCGCCGGCTGTCGATCCGCGTCCGCGAGGGCAAGAAGGTGCGCCCGCTGGCCACGCTCAACGGCACGCTGTGCGCCGTTCCGCGCACCATCGTGGCGATCCTGGAGAACCACCAGCAGGCCGACGGCTCGGTCCGCGTTCCCGAGGTGCTGCGCCCGTACCTGGGCGGCCGGGAGGTCCTGGAGCCGGTGGCCAAGTGA
- a CDS encoding HAD family hydrolase — protein sequence MTDTGTAAVPGTGSAGGFPYRLIATDLDGTLLRGDDTISRRTRDALAAATAAGAAHIVVTGRAVPWTRHILDDLGYEGLAVCGQGAQVYHAGEHRLLTSVTLDRQLAGVALAKIEAETGPLYLAASRDGLEGDVLVGPGYAVGGDLPAVPFTDASDLWSAPLNKIYIQHPTLSDDELAETARHAAGGFVTVVMAGAGVVELLPLGLSKATGLSLAARRLGLKAADTIAFGDMPNDVPMFGWAARGVAMANAHEELKAVADEVTSSNDEDGIAVVLERLSA from the coding sequence GTGACTGACACCGGCACCGCCGCGGTCCCCGGCACCGGTTCCGCCGGGGGCTTCCCCTACCGGCTGATCGCCACCGACCTCGACGGCACCCTGCTGCGCGGCGACGACACGATCTCGCGGCGCACCCGTGACGCTCTCGCCGCGGCCACCGCGGCGGGCGCGGCCCACATCGTGGTCACCGGGCGGGCGGTGCCGTGGACCCGGCACATCCTGGACGACCTCGGTTACGAAGGGCTGGCCGTCTGCGGCCAGGGCGCGCAGGTGTACCACGCCGGGGAGCACCGGCTGCTGACCTCCGTGACCCTGGACCGGCAGCTGGCCGGGGTGGCGCTGGCCAAGATCGAGGCGGAGACCGGTCCGCTGTACCTGGCGGCGAGCCGGGACGGACTGGAGGGCGACGTGCTGGTCGGCCCGGGCTACGCGGTCGGGGGCGACCTGCCGGCCGTGCCCTTCACCGACGCCTCCGACCTGTGGTCGGCACCGCTGAACAAGATCTACATCCAGCATCCGACCCTGTCGGACGACGAGCTGGCCGAGACCGCCCGCCACGCCGCGGGCGGCTTCGTCACGGTCGTCATGGCCGGGGCGGGCGTCGTCGAGCTGTTGCCCCTGGGGCTGTCGAAGGCCACGGGTCTGTCGCTGGCTGCCCGCCGGCTCGGTCTGAAGGCCGCGGACACCATCGCGTTCGGCGACATGCCCAATGACGTCCCCATGTTCGGCTGGGCGGCCCGGGGTGTGGCGATGGCCAACGCCCACGAGGAGCTGAAGGCGGTGGCCGACGAGGTGACGTCCTCCAACGACGAGGACGGCATCGCGGTGGTCCTGGAGCGTCTGTCGGCCTGA